One genomic segment of Sminthopsis crassicaudata isolate SCR6 chromosome 4, ASM4859323v1, whole genome shotgun sequence includes these proteins:
- the DRAM2 gene encoding DNA damage-regulated autophagy modulator protein 2 isoform X2: protein MWILHCPISGVATIYVRYKQVHALNPEEPQIIKLNKAGLALGLLSCLGLSIVANFQKTTIFAAHICGAVLTFGLGSIYMFVQTILSYKMQPKIHSKQVFWIRLLVVIWCGVSAFSMLTCSSLLYSGHFGSDIVQKLHWNPEDKGYVLHMITTAAEWSMSFSFFGFFLTYIRDFQKISLRVEANIQGLTLYDTAPGLINSERTPLLSKDS, encoded by the exons GTGTTGCCACCATATATGTTCGTTATAAGCAAGTTCATGCTCTCAATCCCGAGGAGCCTCAGATCATCAAATTAAACAAGGCTGGCCTTGCACTTGGATTACTTAGTTGCTTAGGACTTTCTATCGTGGCAAACTTCCAG AAAACAACCATTTTTGCTGCACACATATGTGGAGCTGTGCTCACTTTTGGCTTGGGTTCCATTTATATGTTTGTTCAGACAATCCTCTCCTACAAAATGCAGCCTAAAATTCATAGCAAACAAGTCTTCTGGATCCGGCTTTTGGTGGTAATCTGGTGTGGAGTGAGTGCCTTTAGCA TGCTGACTTGCTCCTCCCTTTTGTACAGCGGCCATTTTGGTTCTGATATAGTACAGAAACTCCACTGGAACCCTGAGGACAAA GGATATGTACTTCATATGATCACCACTGCAGCAGAATGGtccatgtctttttctttctttggttttttcCTGACTTATATTCGTGATTTTCAG AAAATTTCCTTACGTGTAGAAGCTAATATACAAGGACTGACtctttatgacactgcccctggCCTTATTAACAGTGAAAGAACCCCTCTACTTTCAAAGGATTCATGA